The region CCATCAGTCAGTCATCGGATGTAAGTGAGATTACAGCTGTCATCTCATCATGTGACCTCGCTCCTGTTGTGTTGCATGAGGTAGGGTGTTCCAATGACGATGCCCGAGGCTGATCACTCATTATTGAGAGTTATGAGAGGTGTGCTTATCTTCATATTGAAGTTGAGATGGTTGTCTTGAAAATATCTTCTCACAAATGAGAACCGGTAACTCTGCACTACTGCGTCGCATCGCATTATAAAAGCTTGATGAGTTGGTAAGCATTTATTGAGCCAACCTTGTAAGTGATGAGTCAACCCAAGACAAAAGCTGAACGtagccatcaccacaaccacaagcGTCAGCCTCTCCGTTTGTGAATTCTACTCATTCACTAACCAGATTTCCAACAGTAGAAACCTGCTTTCTAACCCACCTTCATCAACCCTCCCTTTCCTTACTTACACTGTGTACTTCATCTTGAGTGACAAATATCTCCTCTCCCTTCAACCCAAATAGCCACCAATACgtaaaccaccacccaaaaacATCACCCCTTGACACTtcaccaaacaacaccatgtTACGGCAAAGCTCAAAATTGATAATGCCAAACCCGAAATAACGTACGAATATTGTAACAGCATTCACATACCAACCAACCGAATGCCCTCTTATACTCCCAAAACCAACGTCTCCACTTGAACACCAAAACTCCCGAAACTCCGCTCATAAGCTATCTACTGTTCTTTGGCGTCATGTTCATCAAGGTGCTTACCTACCTCACATCGGTACCTAACCTACCTGCCGTCCGTCACCCATCACAACAAGATCACGATCGAAACACCCACCTTCCCCTAACATGGAGAGCCGTGGCAATATGTTATCCAGGCAGTCATAAGCATAAGCCAGGCAGAGGTGGGCCCAGATCTCCCATGCCATGCCCATCCTCCCTGTCGTCACCCTTCTTTGTTCCATTCTCCCCGATGagcgatggcggcggcaacaAATGTCAACCGTCCCTTGTCCACAACTGTTAGGGTAGCCCCGCCCAGTTCCGGAACGGAGAAACGGGATTTAGAAAATTGTGTTGTGTCCTGTctcttgttgtggtggtggtgtggtgtggtccTCAGTCCGCCGAATGACTCACTCTGGAAGAGCGACCAACCCGGGAAGGAAGGAACCCGGGCCCCGGAATGCCGCCATCGTGATTCGTGACAAACCCAGCTGGTTGGACAAGAAAATTTAGGTAAGAAATCGGTTGACTTTGGAACGCATTGCATTGGGCTTGGAATTTTCCTGGGATCGGACCAGTTAGAAATGCAAAATGGGAACGCGAGAAAAACGCTGCAAAAAACTGGGGACAAAGGGACACAGCAAGCAACCAGATCGACCCCCGTCGTTACCACACCAACGATCCCATCTCCAAATACATGGTTGTGGCAAGTTGCTCGGTTGCCTGACCGTCGCTCATTTGGGCGCCCAAACAGGGGGTTGATGGTAAGCGCAGGCAGGACACGTCGGAGGCACGATTGCTTCGGTTTTGAGACAGAAAGGTAGCTGCTAGCTCCGATGATTTTGGCTAATAGCATGGTATTTGTGCGGCTGCTAGTCGCGAGTCGGAATGATTTCCTTGAAGAGGATCAAGTCTGTCCGTCTTGGTCCCTTTCAGGGCCCGAAGGTCTCGGTCTTGGTAGAAAACCTACGGCGTTCCTATAAACTCCGTTTGATGCAATAAGCCTCAGGCCTAAATGCAGAGAGAATTGTTCTGGCGGTTGCAAATCGTCAGTCTCGTTGCTAAACGAGAAAAGGCGTTAGCAGCTGTCCAGCTCTCCGCTGCCCAGTGTCCGTCCATTATGCTCCTAATAGTTCCCAACGCCCCCTCTCTCTGCGCCCTCGGACGCGAGATACTGTGTCCTGGTATGTAATAACGACTTAAAAACAGAAAAAGCACGACAAACAACATCGTACACAAAAAAACACCCACCACCGTTCGCCATCAAAAAATGACCAAGATTCCCCGCCTTCGCCTGTCGCCGTTTACCCCAAATCCAGGATGTCGCATGCAAAAACCCCCAGAACACGCTTTTGCCCATTTTCCTTGAGCCATCTCCAAGCCCTCTGCTAGGGACTTAATCTCTTCCGAGAATTAccacttcttctccctctaGCGAGGGACTGACAAAGAAAGAAGAATGATGTCACAGCGAAGGGTTTGGTTGATTGATATGATCGTTATGTGCAGTTGGCGTATGAAACGCAAAAATAATAAACAAGGTGTTTGTCGAAACGTGTGGTGTAAAAGAATTACTGCAGAATTCCCTGCCACATCCCTGGACCTCCTGGTCCTCCGACTGCTGGATGAAGCGAAGAGATCATGTACGGCTGAGCCGCCTCGGTTGAGCAACAGACTCTCTTGTGACTTCCTCGAACCATCGACTCGGGCCAGGCACCGGCGTTGGTCGAGTCCATTGAAAGGTATCCACGCACACTCTCCTGCAGCTGGGCATTGTCCATTGAAAAGGTCCGGCTTCGCTTGGTTCCGATTCTGACCGGGGCTGACGAAGAATCGACCGCTTGACGCTGCAACTCTTGAAGGGCCATGGCCGCATCATTCATCTCACGCTGCCTGCACGCATATTGAACATCCAGCGTGCCATCGTAAAAGTCCTTACCCGCCGGGCCGGTGTAAGACTCTGGCGACGCTGTCAGACAATGACCCTCCTCATAGACTTCGGGAACCGAAGCGATGGTGGGCTTCAGGCTCATCCTCTCACTGAACGACCTTCCATACCGGCATCGCGCCTGAGCATCCAATTTGGCTGACGGCGCGCTAACCGAAGAAAGAGACGAGATCGAAGAAGAGCGAGAAAGACGAGAAGAATCCGATACCATTGACTCGGGCGAGGAGGCGGTCGAGACCGAGTTGGCAAGAGATGACCTGCGGGGAAGGTGATTCATGGGAGACGAGGTGACAGCGGGGGGCCACCGATCCAAGGTCTGAGCAACAGACGTGGAGGAGGCTTGGGCCATGGCGAAACCCATTGATGAACTTCTTCCAAGAATGTGGGAAGCAGCACTCACAGCAGGAGTGCTGAATCCACGAGTTTGGGGAGTCATGCGTGGTGTAGGCAACAGGCCTAATGCAGGCGCAAAGCGGCCAGGAACGTATGCTGAAGGAGGACTTGGCTCCATAACGACTGGTGCCAAACGTGGCTTGAGAGCCGCATCCAGATCGCCCCAAGGATTGGCACTCTCAGGGGAGCTGCAGATGGCCTGAATAGATACCTCCCGAGTGGCCCGCAGCCAAGGAGCCAACTCTTCCAAGTTGTCGAGCGAGGGCGTCAGGTTGAGAATAAGCCGTTGAAACTGTTCGCACTGCTGTTCGTAAACGCGCTGTGCTGAGGGGctgggaggtgaaggaggctgGGGTGTGAACTTGAGAACTGATTCAGACCACTTCTTGTAGGTTTCCTCTGTGATGTGCAGGTTCCAGTTCACAGCCAATATGAATGCCATCTCGTTTTGGTTGATCTCGGATGTTTTGAGTCCAGAGATTCTGCTCCAGGCACGGGCCGAGTAGTTGCGATCTTGCAGATACTTGGACGCCAAGATGAGAGCTGCGAGGAACATACGGCGACCACATTGGAGGGCCTGGCATTCTCGGTTGCTGTCGGGCTGTTCCATGGTGAAATCATGGCTCGGAACGTGGGGTCTAATCAGGACAAGGTAGTACAAGGCAACTTGAAGGGTCGAGTAGCTGGTGCGGGACCGGCGCAAAGTTTCTTGAATAAAACTGCGCAGCGGGAGCACAGCACTGCTGCCCACCTCTTTGCAAGCTGGCGATGACGTAGGCCAGATGGCTTCGACCATGTGGGTCGAAGTGTCTAGAACAACATTGTTGAGCATATATCCGTTACATGAAGCAAGCGCATTCCTTACCGACGAGGTTGTCAACGAAATTGACCTTCCGGTCAGCCTGGCGCACGAGCGCAGGGGGACGCCCAGTCCTTGAAGTCGCAGAGTTGGAGGTTCGGCGGGGGTTCTGGCGCAATGGCGCGCATGATTCGGGCTGAGAATACTGTTCATGTTGCTGGCGAACCCAGGGATCGCAGCTCTTGATGACTGGCTCGCAGTAGCTTCCAAAGGAGCTTACTGAGCTCTGAGAAGATGTGGGCGCAATAGAAAAGCAGGATTCGCTGAGTTCGGAGTCCGAAGAGGGTCCGTTGGAGGTATTGTCGTCTGAGTGCTGGGAGGATGCGTCGGACCAGATCGAGGTGGTAGAAGCGGATGCC is a window of Podospora pseudopauciseta strain CBS 411.78 chromosome 1, whole genome shotgun sequence DNA encoding:
- the PCL5 gene encoding PHO85 cyclin-5 (COG:S; EggNog:ENOG503NYVQ); the encoded protein is MKLDTYLSPAFINPLTSLHNATYSQPLAALASASTTSIWSDASSQHSDDNTSNGPSSDSELSESCFSIAPTSSQSSVSSFGSYCEPVIKSCDPWVRQQHEQYSQPESCAPLRQNPRRTSNSATSRTGRPPALVRQADRKVNFVDNLVDTSTHMVEAIWPTSSPACKEVGSSAVLPLRSFIQETLRRSRTSYSTLQVALYYLVLIRPHVPSHDFTMEQPDSNRECQALQCGRRMFLAALILASKYLQDRNYSARAWSRISGLKTSEINQNEMAFILAVNWNLHITEETYKKWSESVLKFTPQPPSPPSPSAQRVYEQQCEQFQRLILNLTPSLDNLEELAPWLRATREVSIQAICSSPESANPWGDLDAALKPRLAPVVMEPSPPSAYVPGRFAPALGLLPTPRMTPQTRGFSTPAVSAASHILGRSSSMGFAMAQASSTSVAQTLDRWPPAVTSSPMNHLPRRSSLANSVSTASSPESMVSDSSRLSRSSSISSLSSVSAPSAKLDAQARCRYGRSFSERMSLKPTIASVPEVYEEGHCLTASPESYTGPAGKDFYDGTLDVQYACRQREMNDAAMALQELQRQAVDSSSAPVRIGTKRSRTFSMDNAQLQESVRGYLSMDSTNAGAWPESMVRGSHKRVCCSTEAAQPYMISSLHPAVGGPGGPGMWQGILQ